In Rubrivirga marina, the following are encoded in one genomic region:
- a CDS encoding zinc ribbon domain-containing protein — translation MTEPGPGERECPSCGFAVPEDAEVCPYCAYEFPVRKASMTLSAWLFVGLMILFAVPLLAWLLGWFG, via the coding sequence GTGACCGAACCCGGCCCCGGCGAGCGCGAGTGCCCCTCCTGCGGGTTCGCCGTCCCCGAGGACGCCGAGGTCTGCCCCTACTGCGCCTACGAGTTCCCCGTCCGTAAGGCGAGCATGACGCTTAGCGCGTGGCTGTTCGTGGGCCTGATGATCCTGTTCGCCGTGCCGCTCCTGGCGTGGCTGCTCGGCTGGTTCGGGTAA